In the genome of Verrucomicrobium sp., the window CGTCGACGAGATCCGGCGCAATCCCACCAGCCGCCGCCTGATCGTCAGCGCGTGGAACCCGGGGGAGATCCAGCAGATGGCGCTGCCTCCCTGCCACGCTTTCTTCCAGTTCTATGTTTTGGACGGCCGCCTGAGCTGCCAGCTCTACCAGCGCAGCGCCGACTTCTTCCTGGGGGTGCCCTTCAACATCGCCTCCTACGCGCTGCTGACCATGATGATGGCGCAGGTCTGCGGGCTGAAAGCGGGGGAATTCATCCACACCTTCGGCGACTTCCACCTCTACGCCAACCACGTCGAGCAGGCCAAGCTGCTCCTCTCCCGCGAGCCGCGCCCGCTCCCGCGCATGAGGATCAATCCCGAGGTAAAGACGATCGACGGCTTCAAGTACGAGGACTTTACCCTGGAAGGCTACGATCCCCACCCGGCGATCAAGGCGCCGGTGGCGGTTTAGAAGGGGTGCAGAGTTTTCCAGCCCACGAAGCCGAAGGTCACGGCAATGAGCAGGACGGAAATCAGGCTGATCCAGCCTTGATGCCGCAGGTAGTTCTTGGGGATTTCCAATCGGCTTAGCCCGCGAAAATGGAAGTAGATGCTTACGATACACGCGAGCAGGAAGCACAGGGAGGGGACGATAAATAGAGCGTGTTGATGGCGGTGCATCACGCGCAGCGGAGCCCACACGATCAGGACGATGCAAATCCCAAAGGGAATGATCTGCATCCAGCGCAGGCGCGACTGGTAGTCCAAGACCTTCAGCCGTTCCGCATCAGGCAGAGTGGCCAATGCCCGCTGCCGCCAATAAGCCAGGCCTAAAATGGCGGCGAAATAAGGCAGCCAGAAATAGAGCGAGTTCATGGTGCGGCGCTAAAGGCTCGCGTCCTCCGTCTCGAGGACGGAGAGGGCCTGGCGGATCTCCGCCTCCGGGCCTTCGTGCTTTTGCAGGACGGCCAGGGGGAGCGCGTATTGGTAATACTGCTTGGCCAGGTTGGTGTTGTTCCGGCGCAGGGCGCACTGGGCCAGCAGCATGGCGGCGACCATCCAGTCGTTCTTCCGCTCCAGGGCGATGCGGAGGTGGATCTCCGCCTCCTCAAAGCGGTTCTCGTCGAAGAGGGCCTTGCCCAGGCTGAAGTGGAGCAGCTCGTTGTCGGGCTGGGCCTCGAGCAGGGCCTGGTAACGGGTGGAGGACACCTTCTTCTCATAGCCGAGACGGCCGCCTTGTGCAATATGGGGCCATGTTCGACGTTGCCGTCATCGGCGCGGGGCACAACGGCCTCGTCGCCGCCTGCTACCTGGCCAAGGCGGGCCTGAAGGTGGCCGTCCTGGAGCGGCGGCCCGTCGTCGGCGGGGCGGTCTGCACCCAGGACGACCTGATCCCGG includes:
- a CDS encoding thymidylate synthase, whose protein sequence is MQNYHDLLRLLLEKGKFKPDRTGTGTYSLFGAQMRFDLEEGFPLLTTKKVHLRSIIHELLWFLRGETNVASLHEAGVTIWDEWADEAGNLGRIYGAQWCDWRTPDGGSINQIQWVVDEIRRNPTSRRLIVSAWNPGEIQQMALPPCHAFFQFYVLDGRLSCQLYQRSADFFLGVPFNIASYALLTMMMAQVCGLKAGEFIHTFGDFHLYANHVEQAKLLLSREPRPLPRMRINPEVKTIDGFKYEDFTLEGYDPHPAIKAPVAV